Genomic window (Trueperaceae bacterium):
GCGCTTCCGAGGTGAGCGCCGCCGGGCTACGCCTCGAGTTGGGGCCCTACGAAGGGCAGGTGTGGACGGTGACCAAGGAGACCGCGGGCCCGGCGCTGCCGCCGTCCGCCGCCCCGGCGCCCGTAGAGGGGACCGTCGTTGCCGCCGGGGCGGCCCGCGGGCGCGGCTACGACCCCCGCCTGGCGGGCGACCGCGGCGCGTCGCGGCGACGCGCGGCGCGCAGGCGCCGGCGCTGAGGTGCATGGCGCGCAGGCGCCGGCGCTGAGGCGCGTCTCATGACAGGGCGCCCAGTCGCCGCGCCTGCAGGTGGGTGAGGGCGAGCGCCAACGCGTCGGTCACGTGGTTCGAGCCTGGCGTGGCGCCGAGCTTGAGGAGCGCGCGCACCATGTAGGTGACCTGGGCCTTGTCGGCGCGCCCGGTCCCGACGAGGCTGCGCTTCACCTCTTCCGGTCCGTACTCGAACACGGGCAGGCCCGCCTCGGCGACCGTGAGGAGCACCACCCCGACGGCCTGACCCACCCGGAAGGAGGTCTGCGGTTGGCGCCTCAGGAACTGCCCCTCGATGGCGACCACGTCGGGCGCGTGAGTGGCCATGAAGGCGAGCAGCTCGCGGCGCAGGGTCATGAGCCGCTCGCCCTGCTCCTGGCGGGGCGCGGTTCGCACCCAGGCCGTGGCGAGGAGGCGCGCCTCCTTGCGCACCTCCTCCACCAGCCCCAACCCCAGGTTGGCGAGGCCCGGGTCGATGCCGAGGACGCGCAGCGGCCGCATGCCGTCGCCGGGGGCCGTGGGCCGCGCGTCCGCCGGCACTCAGTACTCCGCCAGGTAGCGGTCGAGTTCCCACCCGTGCACCGCGATGCGGTACTCGTCGTACTCCAGCGTCTTCGCCTCGACGAAGTGCCGGTAGACGTGGTCGCCGAGGGCGTCGACGACGATGCGGTCGCGCTTCAGGTTCGTGATGGCCTCCCGCAGGTTGGCCGGCAGCTCCTTGATCTTGTGCCGGCGCCTGTCGCGGACGCTCATCTCGAAGATGTTGCGGGCGATGGGCGGCGGTGGGGTGAGGCCGCGCTCGAGCCCGTCGATGCCGGCCGCCACCGTCACGGCGAGGGCGAGGTAGGGGTTCGCCGATGGGTCCGGCATCCGCAGCTCGGCGCGGGTGC
Coding sequences:
- the ruvC gene encoding crossover junction endodeoxyribonuclease RuvC; this translates as MRVLGIDPGLANLGLGLVEEVRKEARLLATAWVRTAPRQEQGERLMTLRRELLAFMATHAPDVVAIEGQFLRRQPQTSFRVGQAVGVVLLTVAEAGLPVFEYGPEEVKRSLVGTGRADKAQVTYMVRALLKLGATPGSNHVTDALALALTHLQARRLGALS